One stretch of Hevea brasiliensis isolate MT/VB/25A 57/8 chromosome 12, ASM3005281v1, whole genome shotgun sequence DNA includes these proteins:
- the LOC110655891 gene encoding uncharacterized protein LOC110655891, translated as MTLEDFFTLTEMKDGLTSLSRVHELVAVMQKEKDCIVKNVGDATRQWAAVASTIAATENKDCLDLFIQLDGLWFIDRWLKDAQKFGNDTADAFVEESIAALLRALEKLQIDKERSVSSGIWITVNNLLDHSSSRVQDRARALFDSWKHARVSDAIHHDVQSAGAFRDADVLTSENNRAEYAAVDVPLSKGNAVVENNTAEPDRDGNLQSRSPNCLQSERDKDVQIQAHGNLEDRTSDPHSTSVMSNSVEESPQLKEKSSRGNVEGTASTETHSFPIPKGQNNEPEWDASKKLGIFSDNSGMVASPSSKVEPGACSSSADAASAKEVLAEAAFQNNVDAKEGDSFPNSTALGDAGTTVSPPKAGTDDVGSIDHSNAQMFDSSAKDDCSDNLQDSSDGDRRLEKTEYVGAPFSLVADIVAVDDDQQRSSDGAEDLRDDSDFSKPEMDIQSPDPIDRRRSDAELEYGMVDALEVARQVAQEVEREVVDYREPSCSSSSEKIMESGVREPGTPDSINAKHNQHAEVPLEEIPTGQNQSSEAYPTEEGRLSSSNNVENEAENGTHELESSQVTEVASEPGVNTEKGLCDFDLNQEVCSDDMDRPLNPISTPVSVVSASRPTAASGSPSAPLQFEGILGWKGSAATSAFRPASPRKTSDGDKNLEIGRIGSNSKQRRDSLDIDLNVAEDGDEKVIDLISGRPIPVSSGMHSGESSVEVGPRRSERPNLDLNRVSDDGDAPPSGLRMEGQLFHPRNGHRSPSPASSSSSMQPSLRNFDLNDRPLFHNDSSDQGLHLGNQNLRAFGGFKSGDPVISIMGARVEVGSRVEVGRKDFVPQNLSLPNGKPLDHTMDTNVTRMGGVLGIPTVSYTHSPVFGYNGLTTVPTMSISSALYGSGASIPYMVDSRGAPVVPQILGSTSVPSACSQPAFMMSMTSAPSLNGAGPSRLNFDLNSGFAIEGGPGGLRQLFMTGQGRSMEEHLRANVQPSSSSAVGGKRREPDGGWEPYSLQYKHPQPPWR; from the coding sequence ATGACACTTGAAGATTTCTTTACACTGACTGAGATGAAAGATGGGCTCACATCCCTTTCTCGAGTGCACGAGCTGGTTGCTGTAATGCAGAAAGAAAAAGATTGCATTGTGAAGAATGTTGGTGATGCAACCAGGCAGTGGGCTGCTGTTGCAAGCACAATTGCTGCTACAGAGAATAAAGATTGTCTTGATCTTTTTATTCAATTAGATGGACTCTGGTTTATAGATAGATGGTTAAAGGATGCTCAAAAGTTTGGTAATGACACAGCTGATGCTTTTGTAGAAGAGTCTATTGCTGCACTTTTAAGAGCACTGGAAAAACTGCAAATAGACAAGGAGAGGTCTGTTTCTTCTGGGATCTGGATCACCGTCAACAATCTTCTTGACCATAGTAGCTCTCGTGTTCAGGATAGAGCAAGGGCACTGTTTGATAGCTGGAAGCATGCTAGGGTTAGTGATGCAATTCATCATGATGTTCAGAGTGCAGGGGCATTTCGTGATGCTGATGTGCTCACCAGTGAGAACAATAGAGCAGAATATGCTGCTGTAGACGTTCCTCTTTCAAAAGGAAATGCTGTTGTAGAAAATAATACAGCCGAACCTGACAGGGATGGAAATTTGCAATCAAGAAGTCCAAATTGTCTTCAATCAGAAAGGGATAAAGATGTGCAGATTCAAGCTCATGGAAACCTGGAGGATAGAACTTCAGATCCTCATAGTACATCTGTAATGTCAAACTCTGTTGAAGAGAGTCCTCAATTGAAGGAAAAGTCCTCAAGGGGTAATGTTGAAGGAACTGCTTCAACCGAGACTCATAGTTTTCCCATTCCAAAGGGACAAAATAATGAGCCGGAGTGGGATGCATCAAAGAAGCTTGGAATTTTCTCTGACAACTCAGGTATGGTAGCTTCTCCCTCTAGTAAGGTGGAACCTGGAGCTTGTTCTTCTAGTGCTGATGCTGCCAGTGCTAAAGAGGTTTTGGCAGAAGCTGCATTTCAAAACAATGTTGATGCCAAAGAGGGTGATTCTTTTCCAAACAGTACTGCACTTGGTGATGCAGGAACAACTGTATCTCCACCAAAAGCTGGGACAGATGATGTGGGATCTATAGATCATAGTAATGCACAGATGTTCGATTCTTCTGCTAAAGATGATTGTTCTGACAATCTGCAGGACTCATCTGACGGTGACAGGAGATTGGAGAAAACTGAGTATGTTGGAGCTCCTTTTTCACTGGTGGCAGACATTGTAGCAGTGGATGATGATCAGCAGCGAAGCAGTGATGGGGCTGAAGATTTAAGAGATGAttctgatttctctaaaccaGAGATGGATATCCAGAGTCCTGATCCAATTGACAGGAGGAGATCTGATGCTGAGCTTGAATATGGGATGGTTGATGCTCTAGAAGTTGCTCGGCAAGTTGCACAAGAAGTGGAGAGAGAGGTAGTAGATTACAGAGAACCATCTTGCAGCTCATCTTCAGAGAAAATCATGGAAAGTGGTGTTAGGGAGCCAGGTACCCCAGATTCTATAAATGCGAAGCACAACCAACATGCAGAGGTCCCTCTAGAAGAAATTCCAACTGGACAAAATCAGTCTTCTGAGGCATATCCAACAGAAGAAGGGCGCTTAAGTAGTTCCAATAATGTGGAAAATGAAGCAGAAAATGGTACACATGAGTTGGAGTCCTCACAGGTGACTGAAGTGGCTTCAGAACCAGGGGTTAATACAGAGAAAGGGTTATGTGACTTTGATCTGAATCAAGAAGTCTGTTCTGATGATATGGATCGTCCATTGAATCCCATCTCTACTCCAGTATCAGTTGTTTCAGCTTCAAGGCCAACAGCAGCTTCTGGATCTCCTTCAGCACCTTTGCAGTTTGAGGGCATTCTCGGATGGAAAGGGTCTGCAGCTACTAGTGCTTTTCGACCAGCTTCACCGCGCAAGACTTCTGATGGTGACAAGAATCTTGAGATTGGGAGAATTGGCAGTAATTCAAAACAGAGAAGGGACAGCCTTGATATTGATCTGAATGTGGCTGAGGATGGAGATGAGAAGGTGATAGACTTAATTTCAGGAAGGCCAATTCCAGTCTCGTCTGGCATGCATTCTGGAGAATCTTCAGTAGAAGTGGGTCCAAGAAGATCAGAAAGGCCCAACCTTGATTTAAATCGCGTCAGCGATGATGGTGATGCTCCACCATCAGGTTTGAGGATGGAAGGGCAGCTGTTTCACCCCCGGAATGGCCATCGCAGCCCATCTCCTGCTTCTTCATCATCATCTATGCAGCCTTCACTGAGGAATTTTGATTTGAACGATAGGCCTCTTTTTCACAATGATTCTTCAGATCAAGGGCTCCATCTTGGCAACCAAAATTTAAGAGCTTTTGGAGGTTTTAAATCAGGTGATCCGGTTATTTCTATCATGGGTGCTAGAGTTGAAGTGGGTAGTAGAGTGGAAGTCGGTAGGAAGGATTTTGTTCCTCAAAATCTGTCCTTGCCAAATGGCAAGCCTCTAGATCATACAATGGATACAAATGTGACAAGAATGGGAGGTGTTCTCGGGATTCCAACTGTGTCATACACGCATTCTCCTGTTTTTGGGTACAATGGACTGACAACAGTGCCAACCATGTCCATCTCCTCAGCTTTGTATGGATCTGGTGCCTCAATCCCTTACATGGTAGATTCAAGAGGAGCCCCTGTGGTACCTCAAATTCTGGGTTCTACATCTGTTCCTTCTGCTTGCTCCCAACCTGCATTCATGATGAGTATGACCAGTGCACCAAGTTTAAATGGTGCAGGGCCTTCACGGCTTAACTTTGATCTTAATTCTGGTTTTGCAATTGAAGGAGGTCCTGGGGGTTTGAGGCAACTTTTCATGACTGGTCAAGGTAGGTCGATGGAGGAGCATTTGAGGGCCAACGTTCAACCCTCCTCGAGCTCTGCAGTTGGTGGGAAAAGGAGGGAACCTGACGGTGGTTGGGAACCATACTCTTTACAATATAAACATCCACAGCCTCCATGGAGGTAG
- the LOC110655890 gene encoding DEAD-box ATP-dependent RNA helicase 28, giving the protein MARSFLFEPPSDEERELSHPEEEEEEDDDEDEQEEGEEEEEEAAAKKKPSNRHTQSPWDFASYSESVAEEHARRSTTSVDYKISRALQHRSVPITTPAADAEAASDSEPDKQEDYRSEEDDDGVSNADGSKSFFAPAEGASFHANSFMELNLSRPLLRACEALGYTKPTPIQAACIPLALTGRDICGSAITGSGKTAAFALPTLERLLFRPKRVQAIRVLILTPTRELAVQVHSMIEKLSQFTDIRCCLIVGGLSTKVQESALRSMPDIVVATPGRMIDHLRNSMSVDLDDLAVLILDEADRLLELGFSAEIHELVKLCPKRRQTMLFSATMTEEINELIKLSLTRPLRLSADPSAKRPATLTEEVVRVRRMREVNQEAVLLALCSKTFTSKVIIFSGTKQAAHRLKILFGLAGFKAAELHGNLTQVQRLDALELFRKQQVDFLIATDVAARGLDIIGVQTVINYACPRDLTSYVHRVGRTARAGREGYAVTFVSDNDRSLLKAIAKRAGSKLKSRIVAEQSIAKWSQIIDQMEDQVAAILQEEREERALRKAEMEATKAENMITHKDEIFARPKRTWFVTEKEKKLAAKAAKASKEKEKGSGNEVMSAQQAEDLKLKEKRKREREKKLPRKKRRKLQAAREMLEDEDHIEKSEGNGINKKEKTGMSLVDLGYRRAKAVKAVKRALDAGKIVQKAGKKKSKRPPERTQSRTEEMRELFQSDMTEKKRKKSSGGMGSKKSKNSFKSKSRYKRR; this is encoded by the exons ATGGCTAGAAGCTTCTTATTCGAACCTCCTAGCGACGAGGAGCGCGAATTATCCCATcctgaagaagaggaagaagaagacgacGACGAAGACGAACAAGAAgaaggggaagaagaagaagaagaagcagcagCAAAGAAGAAACCTTCTAATAGGCATACTCAATCACCATGGGATTTCGCTTCTTACTCCGAGTCCGTTGCGGAAGAACACGCTCGTCGAAGCACCACCTCCGTGGATTACAAGATTTCCAGAGCCCTTCAACATCGCTCCGTTCCTATCACCACTCCCGCCGCCGACGCAGAAGCCGCCTCAGATTCGGAACCAGACAAACAG GAAGATTATAGATCAGAAGAGGATGATGATGGGGTAAGTAATGCCGATGGAAGTAAGTCATTTTTTGCACCTGCAGAAGGAGCTTCCTTCCATGCGAATTCTTTCATGGAGCTCAATCTATCTCGCCCATTGCTTCGGGCTTGTGAGGCTTTAGGTTACACTAAGCCTACTCCAATTCAG GCTGCTTGTATACCACTGGCACTCACTGGCCGTGATATTTGTGGGAGTGCGATTACTGGTTCTGGGAAg ACAGCTGCCTTTGCATTACCTACTTTGGAGAGATTACTTTTTCGTCCAAAACGTGTTCAAGCAATACGGGTCCTCATTCTCACACCAACAAGAGAGTTGGCGGTTCA GGTTCACAGTATGATAGAGAAACTTTCTCAGTTTACAGATATTAGATGTTGCTTGATTGTTGGTGGGCTTTCTACAAAG GTGCAAGAATCTGCCTTGAGATCAATGCCAGATATTGTTGTGGCTACCCCAGGACGAATGATAGATCATTTACGCAATTCTATGTCTGTGGATTTGGATGATCTTGCAGTTTTAATCCTTGATGAAGCAGATCGCCTTCTAGAACTTGGATTTAGTGCTGAAATTCATGAACTG GTTAAGCTATGTCCCAAAAGGAGGCAGACCATGCTCTTCTCAGCTACAATGACTGAAGAAATTAATGAGCTTATCAAACTTTCTCTGACTAGACCACTGCGTCTCTCAGCTGACCCATCTGCAAAACGACCAGCTACATTGACTGAAGA GGTGGTCAGGGTCCGCAGAATGCGTGAGGTGAATCAGGAGGCTGTTCTTCTTGCCTTGTGTTCAAAAACTTTTACATCTAAAGTGATAATCTTCAG TGGTACTAAGCAAGCTGCACATAGGTTGAAGATTTTGTTTGGATTAGCTGGCTTTAAAGCTGCTGAGCTCCATGGAAATCTTACACAAGTCCAGCGTCTTGAT GCTTTGGAACTTTTCAGGAAGCAGCAAGTCGATTTTTTGATTGCTACTGATGTAGCTGCTCGT GGACTTGACATTATTGGTGTTCAAACAGTTATTAATTATGCATGTCCTCGTGATCTGACAAG CTACGTTCATAGGGTCGGTCGTACGGCAAGAGCTGGTAGAGAAGGTTATGCTGTAACATTTGTGTCAGATAATGATCGTTCTCTTTTAAAAGCCATT GCAAAAAGAGCTGGTTCAAAGTTGAAGAGCCGTATTGTTGCAGAGCAATCAATTGCTAAGTGGTCTCAGATAATTGATCAAATGGAAGATCAAGTGGCTGCCATTCTTCAAGAAGAGAG GGAAGAGAGAGCTTTAAGAAAAGCTGAAATGGAAGCAACAAAG GCAGAGAATATGATTACGCacaaggatgaaatttttgcaCGCCCCAAAAGGACATGGTTTGTAACAGAGAAAGAGAAGAAGCTTGCAGCAAAAGCAGCAAAG GCatcaaaagagaaagaaaaaggttCTGGGAATGAGGTTATGAGTGCCCAACAGGCTGAAGATCTTAAATTGAAGGAAAAGAGGAAGCGTGAGCGGGag AAAAAATTGCCCCGGAAGAAGCGTCGAAAATTACAAGCAGCCAGAGAGATGTTGGAGGATGAAGATCATATTGAGAAATCAGAA GGTAATGGAATAAATAAGAAAGAGAAGACTGGGATGTCACTGGTTGACCTGGGTTACCGACGGGCGAAAGCAGTGAAGGCTGTGAAGAGGGCACTAGATGCAGGCAAGATTGTGCAAAAGGCAGGGAAGAAAAAATCGAAGCGTCCTCCTGAAAGAACTCAATCAAGGACTGAAGAGATGCGGGAACTATTCCAAAGTGACATGACCGAGAAAAAGCGGAAGAAAAGCAGTGGTGGAATGGGAAGCAAAAAGTCCAAGAATTCATTTAAGAGCAAATCACG GTATAAGCGCAGATAG
- the LOC110655889 gene encoding uncharacterized protein LOC110655889: MALSDAVIANLTTIYVAVIAGIKAYGLVTGRSFSGGFVLILSTTLVGLILIGSLTWDVSRKVTYAISRDHIHVHEMCKGGICWHGVAVRSPASQVCFRLPQHQPHNYGPV; the protein is encoded by the coding sequence ATGGCGCTGTCGGATGCAGTGATAGCGAATCTAACTACGATCTACGTGGCAGTGATCGCGGGGATTAAGGCGTATGGGTTGGTGACTGGGCGGAGTTTCAGCGGTGGATTTGTGTTGATTTTGTCCACCACTCTAGTGGGTTTAATCTTGATTGGTTCGCTCACTTGGGACGTGTCTCGAAAAGTTACTTACGCAATTTCGCGGGATCATATTCATGTCCACGAAATGTGCAAGGGTGGTATTTGTTGGCACGGCGTGGCGGTTCGGTCTCCGGCTTCCCAGGTTTGCTTCAGGCTTCCTCAGCATCAGCCACATAACTACGGTCCAGTGTAA